The region CGCACGATCCCCAGCACCGCCGCCTTGGACACGCTGTACGGGTGCGGCGTCACGCTGCCCAGCACGCCGGCGACGCTGGCCATGCAGATGATGCTGCCGCTGCGGCGCGGCGCCATGACGCGGGCCGCGTGCTTGACCCCGGCCAGCACGCCCCGGGCGTTGATCGCCATGACGGCGTCGAAGTCGGCGAGGTCCAGATCGCTCAGCCGGGGACGCGCCAGGGAGCCCACGATGCCGGCGTTGTTGAGCATGATGTCCAGCTTGCCGTGGCGGGCCACGGCGAGGTCCACCGCCGCGGCGACCTGCGCCTCCTCGGTCACGTCGCAGTGCGTGTAGCATGCCGCGTCCGGCCCGAGCTCGGCCGCCACGGCGCGGCCCAGGTCGTCCTGGACGTCGGCGAGGACGACCTTGGCGCCGTTCCTGACGAACTCCTCCGCCGTCGCCTTGCCGATGCCGCTGGCCCCGCCGGTAATCACGGCCACCTTTCCAGCCAACCTCTGGGAGCTCGAGGCCGTGGAGTAGCCGCAGCGGCTGGCGTAGCCGGCCACCGACGCCCGCGCAGCCCGGCGGCTCTCAACCCTGcaacacacacgcgcgcacacaccaAGACCAAGATCAGCACGCACATGCAGCCATGCAGGGCGTAGGTAGATTTGCTGTTCTCTTCCGAAACCAACGCCGGCGTTACCTGGTGACGACCTGCACCGCTCGGATCATCTTTGTGGATCTTGGCGAAGTGCGACTTGGCGAGGCGAAGGAGACGACAGAGCAGCCGATATTTATCCGGGCGACGGCCCGCCACGTACGCCCCGCCCGATATGGATCATTGCACTACGCCATGTGGGCTCTGACGTAGCAAGTTGCAACCatgcggacaaaggacacgggcacGCCGGGTTTGTACAGTTCCACTGACAGGACAGGCGAAACACCATTGCCACCCCTACCCTGGATTCTTTCACCGATTGGGAACTCGGTGAATGCACCGGGAAGATGCCGTCTGCACACTAGGACCAAAGCAAAAGGTCATTCGATGCATCGACCGTGACATTTCACCGTGTTCATCTGCGCTGCAGTCCTACATTTTCACCGAAGGACAGTTGACGCAGCGTGCATTTACCCAAGCATGCAATGCAAAGACAGGACCTGGCCATGCCGGGCTATAGCCGAAGTGACATCCTCTGGGTCCGTATAGCATAGTGTAGCTTGCTGTAGTTTAGAATGCTTAAACGATGGGCGGGGCGGGGAGTAACTCGAACTCATCTAGATAAGATATAATTTggtaccaaattatatctcatctagatgagttttaGCAAAACTGAAAAAATATTAGCAGAGGAGAGTGAATACTTATGTTTCTTTTGCACTCATCACTATGAGTGCACGCACGTGCATTCTACCTCTATGAGCAACTCCGAAAGATTGAGCCGGCACATCACCTTAAGATTGATGAAATCGTCACAGATGCCTTCGTAGTCGATGAGAACGTCCCCTTTCATTGAACACACATTATCAGAGGGActggaataaatccagaaaaatgcaaGCATCAGTGTCTATTTTTCTTTTCTAAGGTGAACACTAatgtcaagtctaggacttgaaccctTATGGGCTGAGATATCACTGTCCTACTAACCATTCAAATACAAGTTAGTTCACAACGAATACTTATGCTAATTATACCCCTTCGTCCTAAAATGTAGTGCTTATCAGACATTATCAAAGTTAAACTTTACAAATTTTGATCAAGTTCATTATTTTTTAATCAACATGTAGTATAACAAATCGATACCATTAAATTCTAAATCCCAGCTAGTTGAAGAATACTTTCATCTCATTCGCACACTTGACCTTCCGTTCAAAAAAAAAATGTGTCGTGATTCATGCAACGTCCGGAGCGCCTAGCTCAGGTTGCGTAGCGATCCCTCATCCGGGAGCTCCAACTTGCCGTGTATGTCGGCAGATAGCCACCAATCGCACACCCATGCAAACCCACTTGCATTTTGCGACCCATGTGCGGACTTTTTTTTCTTTGAGAACTATTATGAATCTCAAATTTAAAGAAATGTTCGGATTTTAAAATGTTGTGAATTTCAATaactgttcatgaat is a window of Triticum dicoccoides isolate Atlit2015 ecotype Zavitan chromosome 2B, WEW_v2.0, whole genome shotgun sequence DNA encoding:
- the LOC119362563 gene encoding momilactone A synthase-like; amino-acid sequence: MIRAVQVVTRVESRRAARASVAGYASRCGYSTASSSQRLAGKVAVITGGASGIGKATAEEFVRNGAKVVLADVQDDLGRAVAAELGPDAACYTHCDVTEEAQVAAAVDLAVARHGKLDIMLNNAGIVGSLARPRLSDLDLADFDAVMAINARGVLAGVKHAARVMAPRRSGSIICMASVAGVLGSVTPHPYSVSKAAVLGIVRAAAGEMARSGVRVNAVSPNYIPTPLVMRILEQWYPKASAEEHRRIVEGDINEMEGAVLEPDDIARAALYLASDEAKYVNGHNLVVDGGFTVGKAPNMPAPAL